The genomic segment GCAAAATTCGCTCGCGACTGAAAACTCGCCCTGGCGACCGGGCCAGCATTTCCAGAATGCGGAACTCAACCGTGGTCAGAGTCTTTTCTACACCGCGAACGCGGAGCAACATAGCCGCAGTGTCGATTTCAAGATCCCCGAATCTCAGGATTGCCGGGTCGTCGCCCTGCTTGCGCAGAGCGGCCTTGACACGAGCCACCAATTCCCGAGGACTGAAAGGTTTCGTGATGTAGTCGTCGCCGCCGCACTCGAAGCCGAGGATGCGATCGTCTTCCGAACCCTTCGCGGTCACAAAAATGATCGGGGTCTTGCTGAATTCCGGCATGCTGCGGAGGCGCTGGCAAAATTCAAGCCCGTCCTCGCCCGGCACCATGATGTCGAGCAGAAACAGAGATGGTGGTTGAATTCTTGCCTTGGCCAGAGCCGACAGTACGTTCGTGAAGGGCTCGGCGATGTATCCCGCGGTTTGCAGGTTGGTGCGAATCAGCCGATTCACGTCCGGGTCATCTTCAACGACGAAGACGGTTTGTCGTGGTTGGACCTGGGTCATTTAGCGTAGCCCCCGTGCGCGAGGCGGCCCGCTATTCTGCTCCGCCAGATATGCACGGAGCATCTGTTGCGTCAGGCACCACTGCAGCGTAGCGGCGCCCGCGCGCCTCTTTACAACCTTAGCTACTGCGCCCGTATTCAGATGAATGCCGGCGCGCCCGCTGCTGTTGCTGATCAGTTTTCCGATGAATTCGGCGAGCTTGAGATTGTGCCCGATCAGCAAGGCGGAATCGGCGTTTCGCATCCCGGAGAGCAGTTCGAGGAACCGTTCGTAGGTGCCGTCCGGCCGCAATGCCGGCGCGCGCGCAATCCGGCCTTGATAACCGGTTTGTTGGGCAATGATGGCGGCAGATTCGGACGCTCGCCGCAGTGGGCTGGAGACAATTGTGTCGAATCGGATGCCAAGCGCCGCCAGAAGCTTGCCGATCAGCTCGCATTGCCGCCGCCCTTCTCGATCGAGCCCGCGCGCGGCGTCCGCCTGTGGATGTGGTCTGGGGGCGCCGGCGCTTCCGTGTCTCACGAAATACAAGTTCATGCAACCACGCCCGGATAGCCTTAGGCCATGCGGCGAGCTACTGGTCGTGATGCTAGGTTGAGTCTGTTACGGGAGGATTACTGGAATGTGAAAACTCCGTGACAGGAATCGGCCACCGGGATTTCATGGCTTGGGTGATGTTCAGCACCCTCCTAACGATCCTGGTTCCCGCACGCCGATGTGAACGCTAATTCACCTGGCTGTCATCGAACGTTAACTTAAGCCGGTTTCTAATGTGGCATGGACACCGTTATCGCCGATACGATTCTCGTGTCCGACCTGCACTTGGGATCCGAGACCAGCCGTGCCCGCGAGGCTGCGCAGTTCTTGCATTCCGCCATGTTCAATCGGTTGATCCTCCTGGGCGACATTTTCTGCGATCTCAACTTCCGGCGGCTCAAGAAGGAGCACTGGCAGTTCCTTTCCTTGATCCGGAAGCTCTCGAACCCGAAACGTGGAGTCGAAGTCGTCTGGGTTGAGGGCAA from the Terriglobia bacterium genome contains:
- a CDS encoding histidine phosphatase family protein, whose protein sequence is MNLYFVRHGSAGAPRPHPQADAARGLDREGRRQCELIGKLLAALGIRFDTIVSSPLRRASESAAIIAQQTGYQGRIARAPALRPDGTYERFLELLSGMRNADSALLIGHNLKLAEFIGKLISNSSGRAGIHLNTGAVAKVVKRRAGAATLQWCLTQQMLRAYLAEQNSGPPRARGLR
- a CDS encoding response regulator transcription factor, with protein sequence MTQVQPRQTVFVVEDDPDVNRLIRTNLQTAGYIAEPFTNVLSALAKARIQPPSLFLLDIMVPGEDGLEFCQRLRSMPEFSKTPIIFVTAKGSEDDRILGFECGGDDYITKPFSPRELVARVKAALRKQGDDPAILRFGDLEIDTAAMLLRVRGVEKTLTTVEFRILEMLARSPGRVFSRERILRTIGSDVFESSPRAVDAFISKIRAKIEDDPRSPAYLLTVRGAGYRFAGR